One part of the Streptomyces sp. NBC_00286 genome encodes these proteins:
- a CDS encoding glycoside hydrolase family 2 TIM barrel-domain containing protein: MSTYRPSRRNVLVAGAALAGAAAFAAQKRAFAAEGDEWDANPRVFQVNREPARAARLVPYSTAADARRGQFDKSPYHRSLNGTWRFHWAKNPDQRPTGFHAPGFDDSDWDRIPVPSNWEIEGYPEPIYLNIKYPWIGYEDPKPPQIPHDFNPVGSYRRTFTVPDGWKNRRTLISFQGVKSAFFVWVNGERVGYSEDSYTPAEFDITKYLKAGRNTLAVEVYRWSDGSWLEDQDMIDLSGIFRDVYLYSVPRVHVDDLFVRTGLDAAYRDAVLSVDVAVRDRGGDQKAGHRVVAELFDARGRRVLQLADGIEEKVTLKGDVKAPALWSAEHPNLYTLVVTLKDRSGKAVDIHSKRIGFRQVDYGPGKFSVNGKPIMFRGTNRHENDPDRGQAVDEAGMVRDVLLMKRHNINAVRTSHYPNHPRWLELCDEYGLYVVDEANLETHGVRDTVPGSLPEWTDACVDRMRSMVERDKNHACVVVWSLGNEAGQGSNFKVMADWVHARDASRPVHYEGMNAVTDVHSEMYTSPAGVERYGKSGNPKPYMLCEYTHMMGNSGGNLPEYWEIVERYPNLHGAFFWDWADQTIRLPMPGDSKRTYLSFGGDWVPGYPTDGNFCCNGLVAGDRAIHPGLLEAKKVYQPVGITAGDLAAGVVKVRNKHLFSGLDAYELRWTVTRNGARVQHGTLAAPKVAPGEEGTVRIPYRKPSKLEPGAEYFLNLSFVLRKRTSWADAGHEVAAEQLALNWQAPPPADPAPRGGLKLTETDSEVKVSGRNLEVVLSKATGTLSSYVFRGRLLLAEGPVPNFWRGPTDNDIGRKFQNTARTWRDAGAKRTVTSVKASQPSSAEVVIEVACTLPTSPKASSWRTEFRVRGDGEVRVRHTLEAASGLPDLPMVGALLTVPGDFERLDWFGRGPHENYWDRNTSAFVGRWRSTVDDQVAPYVRPQQTGNMTDVRQLSLTDRSGDGLTVLADPADGEPLLETSALHYSPFDLDGPRHPYELKRRDETVLGVNHRQMGVGGIDSWGAAPLEKYLLHSGRTYTYAYRLRPA, from the coding sequence ATGAGCACATACCGTCCGAGCCGCCGCAATGTCCTCGTCGCAGGAGCCGCCCTCGCCGGCGCAGCCGCGTTCGCCGCGCAGAAGCGGGCGTTCGCCGCCGAGGGGGACGAGTGGGACGCGAACCCGAGAGTCTTCCAGGTCAACAGAGAACCGGCCCGGGCTGCCCGCCTCGTGCCGTACTCGACCGCCGCCGACGCCCGGCGCGGACAGTTCGACAAGTCGCCGTACCACCGCTCCCTGAACGGCACTTGGCGCTTCCACTGGGCGAAAAATCCCGACCAGCGACCCACCGGATTCCACGCACCCGGCTTCGACGACAGTGACTGGGACCGTATCCCCGTCCCGTCGAACTGGGAGATCGAGGGCTACCCGGAGCCGATCTACCTCAACATCAAGTATCCGTGGATCGGTTATGAGGACCCGAAGCCCCCGCAGATCCCGCACGACTTCAACCCCGTCGGCTCGTACCGCCGTACCTTCACCGTGCCCGACGGCTGGAAGAACCGGCGCACCCTCATCTCCTTCCAGGGCGTGAAGTCCGCGTTCTTCGTCTGGGTCAACGGCGAGCGCGTCGGCTACAGCGAGGACAGCTACACGCCCGCCGAGTTCGACATCACCAAGTATCTGAAGGCCGGACGGAACACGCTCGCCGTGGAGGTCTACCGCTGGTCCGACGGCAGTTGGCTGGAGGACCAGGACATGATCGACCTGTCCGGGATCTTCCGGGACGTGTATCTGTACTCGGTTCCGCGGGTGCACGTCGACGACCTGTTCGTGCGTACGGGGCTGGATGCCGCGTACCGCGACGCCGTATTAAGCGTCGATGTCGCCGTACGCGACCGGGGTGGGGACCAGAAGGCCGGCCATCGCGTCGTGGCCGAACTCTTCGACGCCCGAGGCCGGCGCGTACTGCAACTGGCAGACGGCATCGAGGAGAAGGTGACGCTCAAGGGCGACGTGAAGGCCCCCGCCCTCTGGTCGGCCGAGCATCCGAATCTCTACACCCTGGTCGTCACGCTCAAGGACCGCTCCGGTAAGGCGGTCGATATTCACAGCAAGCGCATCGGTTTCCGCCAAGTCGACTACGGGCCCGGCAAGTTCAGTGTCAACGGCAAACCGATCATGTTCCGCGGCACCAACCGCCACGAGAACGACCCCGACCGCGGGCAGGCCGTCGACGAGGCGGGGATGGTCCGGGACGTCCTGCTGATGAAGCGGCACAACATCAACGCCGTACGCACCTCGCACTACCCCAATCACCCGCGCTGGCTGGAGCTGTGCGACGAGTACGGGCTGTACGTCGTCGACGAGGCGAACCTGGAGACCCACGGCGTACGCGACACCGTGCCGGGTTCGCTGCCCGAGTGGACCGACGCGTGTGTGGACCGGATGCGGTCGATGGTCGAGCGGGACAAGAACCATGCGTGCGTGGTCGTGTGGTCGCTCGGCAACGAGGCGGGCCAGGGCTCGAACTTCAAGGTCATGGCCGACTGGGTGCACGCGCGCGACGCCTCGCGGCCGGTGCACTACGAGGGCATGAACGCCGTGACCGACGTGCACAGCGAGATGTACACCAGCCCTGCGGGCGTGGAGCGATACGGCAAGTCGGGCAATCCGAAGCCGTACATGCTGTGCGAGTACACGCACATGATGGGCAACAGCGGCGGCAATCTCCCGGAGTACTGGGAGATCGTGGAGCGCTATCCGAACCTGCACGGCGCGTTCTTCTGGGACTGGGCCGACCAGACGATACGGCTGCCCATGCCCGGCGACTCGAAGCGTACGTATCTGTCCTTCGGGGGCGACTGGGTGCCGGGCTATCCGACGGACGGCAACTTCTGCTGCAACGGCCTGGTGGCGGGCGACCGTGCGATACATCCGGGGCTGCTGGAGGCGAAGAAGGTCTACCAGCCGGTGGGCATCACGGCCGGTGATCTCGCCGCCGGTGTGGTGAAGGTGCGCAACAAGCACCTGTTCAGCGGCCTGGACGCGTACGAGCTGCGGTGGACCGTCACGCGGAACGGCGCACGCGTGCAGCACGGCACGCTGGCGGCGCCCAAGGTCGCGCCGGGCGAGGAGGGCACCGTACGCATCCCGTACCGGAAGCCGTCCAAGCTCGAGCCCGGCGCGGAGTATTTCCTCAACCTGTCCTTCGTGCTGCGGAAGAGGACGAGTTGGGCCGACGCCGGGCACGAAGTGGCCGCCGAGCAGCTGGCGTTGAACTGGCAGGCACCACCTCCCGCCGACCCCGCACCGCGCGGCGGCCTCAAGCTCACCGAGACCGACAGCGAAGTGAAGGTGAGCGGCCGCAACCTGGAGGTCGTGCTGTCCAAGGCCACCGGCACCCTCTCCTCGTACGTCTTCCGCGGCCGGCTTCTGCTCGCCGAGGGCCCCGTCCCGAACTTCTGGCGGGGGCCGACGGATAACGACATCGGCCGTAAGTTCCAGAACACGGCGCGCACTTGGCGCGACGCGGGAGCCAAGCGCACCGTGACGTCCGTCAAGGCCTCGCAGCCTTCGTCCGCCGAGGTCGTCATCGAGGTCGCCTGTACGCTGCCGACCTCGCCGAAGGCCTCGTCATGGCGCACCGAGTTCCGGGTACGCGGGGACGGCGAGGTGCGGGTGCGGCACACGCTGGAGGCGGCCTCGGGGTTGCCCGATCTGCCCATGGTGGGCGCCCTGTTGACCGTCCCCGGGGATTTCGAGCGGCTCGACTGGTTCGGTCGTGGGCCGCACGAGAACTACTGGGACCGCAACACGTCCGCGTTCGTGGGGCGTTGGCGGTCCACGGTCGACGATCAGGTGGCGCCGTACGTCCGTCCCCAGCAGACCGGGAACATGACGGACGTA
- a CDS encoding AMP-dependent synthetase/ligase, which yields MGVRKDLKQAKKRTDLTNRSTKVEIVRDHDGVVREARMPPLAPKATTGSIADLPYTNATEAPDAVILRRRQANGTWQPVTAAAFAHDVTAVAKGLIAAGLEPGGRVALMSRTRYEWTVLDFAIWAAGGQSVPIYATSSAEQIEWIVRDSGARFVIAETPENTEAVVAGTTDHPNPPRVWQIDEGVIPELTARGQHIPDEEIIKRREALTPDTPATICYTSGTTGQPKGCVLTHANLHAEAANTVELLHPIFKEITGQVASTLLFLPLAHILGRTIQIACLMARIELGHFPSITPNELRPALREFGPTFVVGVPYLFEKIHATGRATAERIGRAASFDRADRIAVRFAEAHLNKFLDRGEGPNPGLYAAWALYDKLVYRRIRKELGGRLRYAISGGSPLDRNLNLFFYAAGIIIYEGYGLTETTAAATIVPPLKPRPGTVGLPVPGTAIRIDDDGEVLIKGGIVFNAYWNNPAATDAALTDAWFETGDLGSLDEDGYLTITGRKKDILITSGGKNVSPAILEDRLRSRPPVGQCIVVGDNRPYVAALITLDREDVAHWLHVRAMPANTPMSDLIRDPAMRADVQKAVDYANQAVSRAESIREFLLVEGEFTEENRLLTPSLKVKRHAVTRAYAEQIEALYRG from the coding sequence ATGGGCGTACGCAAAGATCTGAAACAGGCGAAGAAACGTACCGACCTGACGAACCGCAGCACCAAGGTCGAGATCGTCAGGGACCACGACGGAGTCGTACGCGAGGCCCGTATGCCACCCCTCGCGCCGAAGGCCACCACCGGCAGCATCGCCGACCTGCCCTACACCAACGCGACCGAGGCCCCCGACGCCGTGATCCTCCGCCGCCGCCAGGCAAATGGCACCTGGCAACCCGTCACCGCGGCGGCCTTCGCCCACGACGTCACCGCCGTCGCCAAGGGGCTGATCGCGGCGGGACTCGAACCGGGCGGCCGAGTCGCGCTGATGTCCCGTACGCGCTACGAGTGGACGGTCCTCGACTTCGCGATCTGGGCCGCGGGCGGCCAGTCCGTGCCCATCTACGCCACGTCCTCCGCCGAGCAGATCGAGTGGATCGTCCGCGACTCGGGCGCCCGTTTCGTCATAGCCGAGACACCCGAGAACACGGAAGCCGTCGTGGCCGGCACGACCGACCACCCCAACCCCCCGCGCGTATGGCAGATCGACGAAGGCGTGATCCCCGAACTCACGGCCCGCGGCCAGCACATCCCCGACGAGGAGATCATCAAGCGCCGCGAAGCCCTCACCCCCGACACACCCGCGACGATCTGCTACACGTCCGGCACCACTGGCCAGCCCAAGGGCTGCGTCCTCACGCACGCCAACCTGCACGCCGAGGCCGCCAACACCGTCGAGCTCCTGCACCCCATCTTCAAAGAGATCACGGGCCAGGTCGCCTCGACTCTCCTCTTCCTGCCGCTGGCCCACATCCTGGGCCGTACGATCCAGATCGCCTGCCTGATGGCCCGTATCGAGCTGGGCCACTTCCCGAGCATCACGCCGAACGAACTCCGGCCCGCGCTGCGGGAGTTCGGCCCCACTTTCGTGGTCGGCGTCCCGTACCTCTTCGAGAAGATCCACGCCACCGGCCGAGCGACCGCCGAGCGCATCGGCCGCGCCGCTTCCTTCGACCGCGCCGACCGCATCGCCGTCCGTTTCGCCGAGGCCCACCTCAACAAGTTCCTCGACCGCGGCGAGGGCCCGAACCCCGGCCTGTACGCCGCCTGGGCCCTGTACGACAAGCTGGTCTACCGCCGCATCCGCAAGGAGCTCGGCGGCCGCCTGCGCTACGCCATCAGCGGCGGCTCCCCCCTCGACCGCAACCTCAACCTCTTCTTCTACGCCGCCGGAATCATCATCTACGAGGGCTACGGTCTGACCGAGACCACAGCCGCCGCGACGATCGTCCCGCCCCTGAAACCCCGCCCGGGCACGGTCGGCCTCCCCGTCCCCGGCACGGCGATCCGTATCGACGACGACGGCGAGGTCCTCATCAAGGGCGGCATCGTCTTCAACGCGTACTGGAACAACCCCGCCGCCACCGACGCCGCCCTCACGGATGCCTGGTTCGAGACCGGCGACCTGGGCTCCCTCGACGAGGACGGCTACCTCACCATCACCGGCCGCAAGAAAGACATCCTCATCACGTCGGGCGGCAAAAACGTCTCTCCCGCCATCCTGGAGGACCGCCTCCGCAGCCGACCCCCGGTGGGCCAGTGCATCGTCGTAGGCGACAACCGCCCGTACGTAGCCGCCCTGATCACCCTCGACCGCGAGGACGTAGCCCACTGGCTCCACGTCCGCGCCATGCCCGCGAACACCCCCATGTCCGACCTGATCCGCGACCCCGCCATGCGAGCCGACGTCCAAAAGGCCGTGGACTACGCCAACCAGGCGGTCTCCCGAGCCGAGTCCATCCGCGAATTCCTCCTCGTGGAAGGCGAGTTCACAGAGGAGAACCGCCTGCTGACTCCGTCCCTGAAGGTCAAGCGGCATGCGGTTACGCGGGCGTACGCGGAGCAGATCGAGGCGCTGTATCGGGGCTGA
- a CDS encoding ATP-binding protein translates to MDNDPIRPNPTTPDGDQSSLLMAALDPLSGLPHPPPLPFAAPWHYELHFPCDPRGSGIARLTLRAVLSAHGLAELADRAELLASELATNSVRHTKGPATVRLQWLCPVLRVTVWDTSPDLPPTAPPITPPPHADGGRGMLILDTVAERWGGCAIGDGPYGPGGKTVWFELSLPEESPPTLAA, encoded by the coding sequence GTGGACAACGACCCCATCCGCCCGAACCCCACCACCCCCGATGGCGACCAGAGTTCCCTACTCATGGCCGCCCTTGATCCCCTCTCAGGCCTCCCGCACCCTCCACCTCTCCCCTTCGCCGCACCCTGGCACTACGAGCTGCACTTCCCCTGTGACCCCAGAGGCTCTGGCATCGCCAGGCTCACCCTCCGGGCCGTACTCTCCGCTCACGGTCTCGCCGAACTCGCGGACCGCGCCGAGCTGTTGGCCTCCGAGCTGGCGACCAACTCGGTTCGGCACACGAAGGGCCCCGCAACCGTACGGCTCCAGTGGCTCTGTCCCGTACTGCGGGTCACCGTCTGGGACACGAGTCCCGACCTGCCCCCGACCGCGCCGCCCATCACACCGCCGCCGCACGCGGACGGCGGGCGCGGGATGCTGATTCTCGACACGGTGGCCGAACGGTGGGGTGGGTGTGCCATAGGAGATGGCCCGTACGGGCCGGGCGGCAAGACCGTCTGGTTCGAGCTCTCCCTCCCGGAGGAGTCCCCGCCGACCTTGGCGGCTTGA